The Cytobacillus firmus genome segment CATTCCGTCTATTTCGGTTAATTGCTTCCCGACTACAACTTTTGCCGAGGAGCCATTATCTGCAACTGTATCAATCAGCTGAATTTTCCAATCGGCTATCCTGCTATCAATAATCTCAAGAGTTGGAGTTATGTACTTTGTAGCCATCATTACATCCAGCCAGGTTACATTTGGCCCCTTCAGATCTTCACCAAGGATAAATCCGATTTCAGCCTCCACTTTGGGACTAAGCAGATCATTCATCTTAACCTTTCCATCACTCATTACCTTCATATCATCAAGCAAATGTCCGTAATCAGGCTCATCTACACCAAGCATTTGCTGCATAGCCACACTTGTCAGTCCAACCTTTTTGCCAATGATCCTGCGGCCTGAGCTAATTTTCTGTTTTATCACTTCCAGTTGGATATGGTATGCATCCCTTGCATTCAGGTTTGAATATTTCTGAGTAAGCGGAGTCATTGCCTGTTTCGTTAATTCAGCTTCCAGTAAATCTTCTACAATTTCATTTATTAGCAGATTCATATACTCACTCTCTCTTATAATCGTTAATTAAGGAAAAGAAGAGTGCGGGTTAAGCACTCTTTTATAGTTTCATGGTGATGGTTTTCGCTTCCGTATAAAATTCGAAACTATGGCGGCCTCCCTCACGGCCAATTCCACTTGCCTTTGAACCTCCAAAAGGTGTTCTTAGATCTCTGTAATACCAGCAATTAATCCAAAATAACCCTGAATTAATGCTTGATGCTACCCGATGGGCACGGCGGAGGTCGTTTGTCCAAACAACACCTGCAAGACCATAGATAGAATCATTTGCAATTTGGACAGCTTCTTCTTCTGTTTTAAATGGAATGACAGATAAAACCGGACCAAATATTTCTTCCTGAGCTACCTTCATTTTATTATCCACATCATAAAGGACAGTTGGCTCATAAAAATTGCCTTCAACGAGCGAGGTAATTTTCTTACCGCCGATGGCAAGCTTAGCACCTTCGGCTATTCCCGCTTGAACATACTCATCCACTGTTTCAAGATGTCCTTTTGAAACCAATGCCCCCATGTCCGTATCCTCACGAAGCGGGTCCCCCACCTTGATTTTTTTAACGGCTTGGACAAACTTGTCGAGGAAAAGATCATAAATGCTTTCTTGTAAAAGCAAACGGGATCCTGCTAAACAAATTTCACCCTGGTTTCTAAAAATAGCATCAATTGAACCTTCAATGGCTTCATCCAGGTTTGCATCTTCAAACACAATATTTGCAGACTTGCCTCCAAGCTCCAGCGAAACTGGGATTAATTGCGAGGCAGCATTTTTCATGACCGTTCTGCCGGTTGTGCTATCACCTACAAACGAAATGCGCCGTACAGATGGATGTTTGGTCATTGCTGTACCGGCTGTCCCTCCTGGACCTGTAATTATATTAAGCACACCTGGAGGAAGCCCGGCATCATTGGCAATTTCTCCGAGCATTACTGCACTTAATGGTGTATAGGAAGCAGGTTTCACAACGACTGTATTTCCTGCTGCCATTGCTGCAGATGCCTTCCATGTCATTTGCATAAAAGGCAGGTTCCAGGGAATAATTAAACTTGTTACACCGGCTGGGGCGTATTTGGAGTAAGACATATATTTTGTCTGATCATAATGTTCATGGTGAATGTAGTTTGCCATTTCGGCAAAGAACTTTAAGTTTGCTGCCGCTCTCGGAATATCAAACCCCCGGCTCTCCTTGATCGGTTTTCCCACATCCAGTGTTTCAACACGAGCTATTTCGTCAGCTCGATCCATTATAAGGTCAGACATCCTGCATAAGATCTCAGATCTTTCAGCAACCGGCATTTTACTCCAGGTTCCGCTATCAAAAGTACGCTGAGCTGCTTCAATTGCGTGATTGACATCTTCCTCATTTGCCTTGGCAACAGATGCAAGTTTTTGGTTCGTGGCAGGATCAAGGGTGTCAAAGCTCTCTCCTGAAACTGAGTCACGGTATTCTCCATTAATAAAGAGTTTTGCGTCCTTAATAACCTTCTGCTGTAATTGCGTCATTTCATATCGCCTCCTGCCCCTCTATTTCAAGCACCATCTCAACTTCCACGGCATTATTGTTTGGCAGTTGAGCCATACCGACAGCTGACCTTCCGTGCTGGCCTTTTTCTCCAAAAATTTGAACAAGTAAATCTGAAGCGCCATTCATGACCTTGGGCTGATCGGTAAAATCATCAGCACTATTCACAAAGCCAAGAATTTTTACGATTCTTTTTACTTTGTTAAGGTCGCCAACCTCTTGTTTTACAACAGCCAATAGGTTTAACATACATTGTCTGGCCGCTTCATACCCAACCTCTATCGGGAGATCTTCTCCTAACCGCCCCCGGTATTCATCTGTCCCTTGCCCAGACGTAAATAGAAGGTTTCCTGTTCGGACACAGCTGACATAGTTTCCTGCGGATGAACGGACTGGCGGCAGCTTGATCGCTAGCTCCTCTAATTTTTGTTCAGGACTTACCGTTCCATTAACCATATTTTCAACTCCCAACCTTAGCAGGCACATTTAAAAATCGAAGAGCATTTTTTCCCAGCATAGCTTCTGTTTGTTCAGCTGTAAGATCAAGGGTTTCATCTATTACTTTACCAGGCCGTATTTCCCTTAATAGAAATGGATAATCTGAACCCATAATGATTTGCTCATGCCCAAAATTTTGCAGCAAATAGTTTAAATTAATAGGATCATTTACCAAGGAATCAAAATAAAACTTCTTCGCATAATAACTAGGCGGTTTCTCCAGCAGCCTTAAATGAGGCCAAACCTTCCAGCCTTGATCAAGACGCGGCAATAAGTATGGTAAAGAACCTCCGCCGTGTGCAAAACAAATTCTTAAACGCGGGAATTTTTCAATCACTCCACCTAAAATTAAACTTGCACCTGCAAGTGCAGTTTCACTTGGCATTCCAACAGTGTACATCAGATTATGCCTTGGCATTCTCTCTTTCCCCAAGGTTTCCCAAGGGTGTATAAAAAGCGGCACATCCCACTTCTCAGCCATCTCGAAGAATTCGATTAAAGATGGATCATCCAGATTGTTACCGTTTACATTAGTGCCAATCTCAATACCCCTTAAGCCTAATTCATGGATGCATCGATCCATTTCACGAATCGCAGCCTGCACATCCTGTAAAGGGACTGTACCTAAACCGATAAATTTAGAAGGGTTTTGACTTACAGTCTCTGCAATAAAATCATTCTGTATTCGAGCAAGAATAGATGCCTCTTCAGCAGGCGCCCAGTAAGAAAAGGTTACGGGAATAGGAGAGAGCACTTGAATGTCCACATGTTCTCTTTCCATGTCATGTATTCTCTTTTCAGGACTCCATACTTGATCTGTCACTTCACGAAACACCTTGCCACCTACCATGATATTTGCACCGCAGGCACATGTTCGCTCAAGAGCTGGCCACTTATCTCCCATTAAATTTTTTGTTAATTCAGTGAAATTCTCAGGGATTATATGAGTATGAAAGTCTACTCGCATTTCCATTCACTCGCTTCCAGCGCCATGACATGCCCGCAATGTTCGCACGTTCTAAGGTCCATACTGCTGTTAAATTCAGCAATTGCTTCTTTGACCTGTACTTCAATATTCGTCAGCTGAATTTTGACTCTGTGGAGCTCATGGTCACATTCATCACAGAACCAAACGAAATCCTCCAACTCTCCTTTTGCACGATTGCGTTCAATAACCAATCCAATCGTATCTGCAACACGATGTGGAGAATGCGGAACATTTGCTGGAAGAAGGAACATTTCTCCTTCTTTAACTTCAATAACTTCACGCTTTCCTTCATCATTAATGACCTCTACATAACAGCTGCCCTTGATTTGATAGAAGACTTCTTCTGATGGATCCACATGGAAATCACGTCTTTTATTTGGGCCGCCAAGCAGCATCACCATTAATTCAGCATCCTTCCAAATGACCTTATTATTGACTGGCGGCTTTAATTGGTCCTTATTTTCCTCAATAAACTGCATTAGATTTATAGGCATAAATTTGCTTTTCACTTTCATAATCAATTGCTCCCTTCAATTTTATTCATTGACCTGCGCATATTCTTTTTTTAATGTTTTTTGCATATGAACCACTTCATCAGCAAGATGTGAAATTCTTTGCAGAACGTCTGGATCGCTGAGTTCATTCTTTTCATTAAAATGATCTCTATTTGCGTAAACGTAGCTTGGTGCAACAAAAGCACGGAAGAAACCTGCTATTGGCTTAAGCTGATTCTCAATAACAAGGTAGTGCTGGTAGGTACCCCCATTTGCAGTAAACCCCATAACTTTGTTCCTAAGATCATTGGGATTGATTAAGTCAAAGAGGTTTTTTAAGACGCCCGGAATCGACCCCTGAAAAATTGGAGTACCAATAATGTAAAAGTCAGCAGAAGAAACCATTTCAATTACCTTCTTTGTATCTTCTGAATAAGTATTAGGATCACGGCCATCACAAAATTGAACATCATAATCCATCATGTCTAAATATTCAACTTCGATATCCGGATATTTCAGCTCCACTTCTTCTAGAACTTTTTTTACGACAATCCCTGTTTTGGCACCTATGATTGTGCCGGATATACCCAACAATTTCATTTTTTGTTCCCCTTTCTATTCTCCCGCTGGCCAGCCGAGAAGAGAGTGGGAACTCTGGACCTCACCTCTTGACAGCAATTGCCGAATCCTTGTAGATGAGATGCGATTCCCGCTTGAACAGCAGACTGGTTCTATGACCCGTACAGTAAAATACTTTTGTAATAGATGAATATCTCCGTCACGATTCCTTCCAAAACGGAAATCTTCCCCGACGATAATTTCAAGCGGGTTTAATTTTGATAAGGTTTCTATAAATTCCTCAGCACTTGCTTGAGCATACACATGATCAAAACGAGCAATTACCACTTGATCAACACCTAGCACTTCTAATTTCGGTAATTTTTCTTGGATCGAACTCAGCATGTATGCTCCTTGAAAATAAACACGCGGCGGCGGGTCAAAGGTATAGACAAGGCTGGGTGCATTTAAAAATTTTCCTCTTTTAACAGCTTGCTTTATTACCTCCTGGTGGCCACGATGCACGCCGTCAAAGGCACCCACAGCAATGACAGAACAAGGCAATGCTAGAGAAGAATAGATATGTGTTTCCACTTGGCCCCCCCTCCCTATCTTTTCGAACTAGTTAGCTGCAACTTCTTTATCCAGCGTACATACCTTTAATGCTTCATCCACCATATCGTGAGTATGGAGGCGTTTATAATTATTAAAAAAGATTCCTCTTTTGCGAATTGGATCTCCAGTATAATATCTTTCATACTGCAGCAGCCTTTGGCCAAAAGCCTCACCGCATAAATCCCATGCAAGTTTGAAAATGCTCACTCTTTCAAGGGAAGAAACACCTGCTCTGCCAACATAGTAATTCTCAATATCTTCTCTCAATGCACTTTCAAAGTCGGCTCCAGTAGGGGACATGAGCAGCCCGCCTGCTCCAACTATTTGCATCACTTCGATTGCCCTTGGGTACATTTTCGGCAGTAAACCCCTTATCGTTTCCAAAGGTACATAATCAGGCATCGCCTCGCCATTTTCTGTTATGGAGTAGTTATACTCTGCTACATCCAGCAAAGCTCTAATGGATTCAAGTGATTGAATAATTTCGGCCAGATCATTTTGCACATTTAAATACCCATCTACCCCAATTGCATCTGCTAGCTTCATAGCTACTTCTGTAGCAAATTGCAATTTTATCAGTCCTCTTACCCCCGTTTGATGTGCAGGCTGCTGTCCTGCACCTGTCAGAGGATACAGCTTGTTCGCAGCTTCGATATTGTTATATAAAAACACTCGATCCCATGGAACGACTACGTCATCAAAAACAAGCAGCGCATCCATTTCTTCAAACCGGGAAGCAAGCGGATGATCAAAGACGGAACGTGTTCCATCCTGCATGGCTTCTCGGCAAATAATACGAATACCTGGTGTATCAAGTGGAATAGCAAAAGCTAATGCATATTTTTCATCTCCAGGACTAAATCCAGGGAAGGAATAAATGATGACCTCCTCTGTAATTGGTGCAAGTGTTGCAAGCATCTTAGCTCCTCGGACCACTAATCCTTCCGGAGTTTCCTTTACAGCTCCCAGATGAGTATAAGTGTCCTTCTGTTCATGTGAAGATTTGCTTCTATCATTCTGAGGATTTATGATTGCGTGTGTCAGAAATAAATCATTATCACGTACATATTTATAATAATTCCGTACATTTTCTGCCCAGGATTTATCATACTTCTCAAAAAACCAGGCATTATGATAAAACGACGTTAAGACAACATTTAAAAAGTCAGGTGTTCTGCCCATCAATCCGTAGGTAGCTTTGGCAAAAGCTTCAAAAATTGCTCTCCTTTTCTTTAAATCTTCAAAGCTTTTCGGCACGAGGAAAGCATTATTCACTCTCTCTCCGGTCTCCTCACAAATATGGGTAATCTTATCCATATATTCAGGTTCATGCTGCATATCATATAATTTGGCAATTTCAAGTATTGGCTGTTTAAATACAGGCTCTGTAAATACATCTTCTACTTTTTTACCAGCCATCCAAACCTCGGGTTTACGCTTTTTAATAGCTTCGATATATTGAGCACCAGTTCTGATTCCCATATCTTACCTCCAACTTTTTGTTATTTTCAGTTTGAATTGTAATATTAAATTTTTTAAGTAACTGTAGTCTATTTAACATAAAATTAATTTAAAATTTCTAAACAATTAAAATAGTCTAAAATCCCATAGTTTTTTTCTACAATTTCCCCTATGATAATAGTAATTTCTGAGACAAAAATTTTCGCTGATGATTACACACACATTTTCATTAGGAGGGAATAACTTGGTTACTGTCTATGAACATGTTTTTCATTGGGAGGATTACTTAAAGTTGGGTAAAAGGAGGTTTATCAGAAAGAAAGAACATATTTATACTCAGGGAACAAATGGGGATGGGTTTTATTTTCTTCATAAAGGTCTTGTCAAAATTGTTACTGTAACAGCAACTGAGAAAGAAAGAGTCTTAAATATTGTGATCCCTAATCAGCTTTTAGGAGTTCAATCATTAGACCAAAAAAAACATTTTACGACTGCTGTGGCGGTAAAAGATTCCGTTGTCTATCACTTCTCATCTGAGGAATTCAGAGATTTC includes the following:
- a CDS encoding 2-keto-4-pentenoate hydratase, with the translated sequence MNLLINEIVEDLLEAELTKQAMTPLTQKYSNLNARDAYHIQLEVIKQKISSGRRIIGKKVGLTSVAMQQMLGVDEPDYGHLLDDMKVMSDGKVKMNDLLSPKVEAEIGFILGEDLKGPNVTWLDVMMATKYITPTLEIIDSRIADWKIQLIDTVADNGSSAKVVVGKQLTEIDGMDLRSIGMSLYKNGELISTGSGAAALGHPAQAIAWLANKLHEFDITLKAGELILPGALSGAITAEAGDTVSAHFGRLGTVSVTFE
- a CDS encoding aldehyde dehydrogenase, producing the protein MTQLQQKVIKDAKLFINGEYRDSVSGESFDTLDPATNQKLASVAKANEEDVNHAIEAAQRTFDSGTWSKMPVAERSEILCRMSDLIMDRADEIARVETLDVGKPIKESRGFDIPRAAANLKFFAEMANYIHHEHYDQTKYMSYSKYAPAGVTSLIIPWNLPFMQMTWKASAAMAAGNTVVVKPASYTPLSAVMLGEIANDAGLPPGVLNIITGPGGTAGTAMTKHPSVRRISFVGDSTTGRTVMKNAASQLIPVSLELGGKSANIVFEDANLDEAIEGSIDAIFRNQGEICLAGSRLLLQESIYDLFLDKFVQAVKKIKVGDPLREDTDMGALVSKGHLETVDEYVQAGIAEGAKLAIGGKKITSLVEGNFYEPTVLYDVDNKMKVAQEEIFGPVLSVIPFKTEEEAVQIANDSIYGLAGVVWTNDLRRAHRVASSINSGLFWINCWYYRDLRTPFGGSKASGIGREGGRHSFEFYTEAKTITMKL
- a CDS encoding RidA family protein, with the translated sequence MVNGTVSPEQKLEELAIKLPPVRSSAGNYVSCVRTGNLLFTSGQGTDEYRGRLGEDLPIEVGYEAARQCMLNLLAVVKQEVGDLNKVKRIVKILGFVNSADDFTDQPKVMNGASDLLVQIFGEKGQHGRSAVGMAQLPNNNAVEVEMVLEIEGQEAI
- a CDS encoding amidohydrolase family protein; translation: MEMRVDFHTHIIPENFTELTKNLMGDKWPALERTCACGANIMVGGKVFREVTDQVWSPEKRIHDMEREHVDIQVLSPIPVTFSYWAPAEEASILARIQNDFIAETVSQNPSKFIGLGTVPLQDVQAAIREMDRCIHELGLRGIEIGTNVNGNNLDDPSLIEFFEMAEKWDVPLFIHPWETLGKERMPRHNLMYTVGMPSETALAGASLILGGVIEKFPRLRICFAHGGGSLPYLLPRLDQGWKVWPHLRLLEKPPSYYAKKFYFDSLVNDPINLNYLLQNFGHEQIIMGSDYPFLLREIRPGKVIDETLDLTAEQTEAMLGKNALRFLNVPAKVGS
- a CDS encoding 3-hydroxyanthranilate 3,4-dioxygenase, producing MKVKSKFMPINLMQFIEENKDQLKPPVNNKVIWKDAELMVMLLGGPNKRRDFHVDPSEEVFYQIKGSCYVEVINDEGKREVIEVKEGEMFLLPANVPHSPHRVADTIGLVIERNRAKGELEDFVWFCDECDHELHRVKIQLTNIEVQVKEAIAEFNSSMDLRTCEHCGHVMALEASEWKCE
- a CDS encoding NADPH-dependent FMN reductase; the encoded protein is MKLLGISGTIIGAKTGIVVKKVLEEVELKYPDIEVEYLDMMDYDVQFCDGRDPNTYSEDTKKVIEMVSSADFYIIGTPIFQGSIPGVLKNLFDLINPNDLRNKVMGFTANGGTYQHYLVIENQLKPIAGFFRAFVAPSYVYANRDHFNEKNELSDPDVLQRISHLADEVVHMQKTLKKEYAQVNE
- a CDS encoding FAD synthetase family protein, with the translated sequence METHIYSSLALPCSVIAVGAFDGVHRGHQEVIKQAVKRGKFLNAPSLVYTFDPPPRVYFQGAYMLSSIQEKLPKLEVLGVDQVVIARFDHVYAQASAEEFIETLSKLNPLEIIVGEDFRFGRNRDGDIHLLQKYFTVRVIEPVCCSSGNRISSTRIRQLLSRGEVQSSHSLLGWPAGE
- the hpaB gene encoding 4-hydroxyphenylacetate 3-monooxygenase, oxygenase component, which gives rise to MGIRTGAQYIEAIKKRKPEVWMAGKKVEDVFTEPVFKQPILEIAKLYDMQHEPEYMDKITHICEETGERVNNAFLVPKSFEDLKKRRAIFEAFAKATYGLMGRTPDFLNVVLTSFYHNAWFFEKYDKSWAENVRNYYKYVRDNDLFLTHAIINPQNDRSKSSHEQKDTYTHLGAVKETPEGLVVRGAKMLATLAPITEEVIIYSFPGFSPGDEKYALAFAIPLDTPGIRIICREAMQDGTRSVFDHPLASRFEEMDALLVFDDVVVPWDRVFLYNNIEAANKLYPLTGAGQQPAHQTGVRGLIKLQFATEVAMKLADAIGVDGYLNVQNDLAEIIQSLESIRALLDVAEYNYSITENGEAMPDYVPLETIRGLLPKMYPRAIEVMQIVGAGGLLMSPTGADFESALREDIENYYVGRAGVSSLERVSIFKLAWDLCGEAFGQRLLQYERYYTGDPIRKRGIFFNNYKRLHTHDMVDEALKVCTLDKEVAAN